The following coding sequences are from one Humulus lupulus chromosome X, drHumLupu1.1, whole genome shotgun sequence window:
- the LOC133806206 gene encoding uncharacterized protein LOC133806206 yields the protein MGLTMVKFNDDATRDHVLENGFIHFDRKPVIVRPRTADLSAVRLVRSVPLWILLQDLGLQYWGSKCLSALVRTIGKPIMVDKFTRERSRIQFARVLVEMEITDNPPKSIQFINEHGQIMEQGVEYEWLQIKCKTCAGFGHSMAECRKDKKVQWARKEIEHPSEEEQGPGEHQAGKIEESEIQASSEVNKDRADPIEPVLPKEEAVAKVKSNQPWRTPKRMAAQVKEGQRSVTLANNAGHKNKNSNKFMVLQESMVNGKEGSSIPNTSNG from the coding sequence ATGGGTCTAACTATGGTAAAGTTCAATGATGATGCAACAAGGGATCATGTCCTAGAAAATGGCTTTATCCACTTTGATAGGAAGCCGGTTATAGTTCGACCTAGGACTGCGGATTTGAGTGCGGTTCGTCTAGTGCGTTCTGTTCCTCTATGGATTCTCCTTCAAGATTTGGGGCTCCAATATTGGGGTAGTAAATGTCTCAGTGCTTTAGTGAGAACTATAGGTAAGCCCATAATGGTGGACAAGTTTACTAGGGAGCGTTCACGTATTCAGTTTGCTCGAGTTTTGGTTGAAATGGAAATCACTGATAATCCTCCAAaaagcatacaattcattaaCGAACATGGCCAAATCATGGAGCAGGGGGTTGAGTATGAATGGTTACAGATAAAGTGTAAGACATGTGCTGGCTTTGGGCACTCAATGGCCGAATGTAGGAAAGATAAGAAAGTTCAGTGGGCTAGGAAGGAAATAGAACATCCTTCGGAGGAGGAGCAGGGACCTGGTGAACATCAGGCTGGAAAGATAGAAGAAAGTGAGATTCAGGCTAGTTCAGAAGTTAACAAAGATCGGGCAGATCCCATTGAGCCTGTTTTACCAAAAGAAGAGGCTGTGGCTAAGGTTAAGTCTAACCAACCTTGGCGTACCCCAAAACGTATGGCTGCTCAAGTTAAGGAGGGACAAAGATCAGTCACTCTTGCTAATAATGCAGGTCATAAGAACAAGAATTCTAACAAGTTTATGGTGCTTCAAGAGTCAATGGTGAATGGTAAGGAAGGTAGTTCCATTCCTAACACCTCCAATGGATAG
- the LOC133806207 gene encoding uncharacterized protein LOC133806207 translates to MDSQFPHWDFHTSSIIEGRLLIIWRRLNVKITILEESTQAVHCLVRVMGVQQDFGVTFVYGFNSIEGRRSLWDGLQRPSHLVKSWLYLGDFNSPFSGKDRIGGKPISNTELADSIKWLAGAHVEQLHNIGSYFTWTNNQDGAARIYSKIDHALSNEKWFDLFSQSTAIFRWEGISDHCSCLVRVQNSKKLGSKIFRFYNYWAEHHDFSEPRLKLLAHYNKAKDSYQDAQLQAQAHPHDLCYQEVERIAAGNFSAQQRLACLGSPSLATGRVNIQHIEMGLKLSVEQQVMLLRPFSKKEIREALFSILVTKSPGPDGYGSGFFKAVWSDIGDEVCVAISHCFESGRFPSKLHDTTLSLIPKVANPSRAVDYRPIACCSTLYKCMAKLICKRLAAVLPDIVQTN, encoded by the exons ATGGATAGTCAGTTTCCGCACTGGGATTTTCACACCAGTTCCATCATCGAAGGTCGTCTATTAATCATTTGGAGAAGGTTAAATGTTAAAATCACCATCTTAGAGGAGTCCACTCAAGCTGTTCACTGTTTGGTGAGGGTGATGGGAGTGCAGCAGGATTTTGGGGTCacctttgtttatggttttaattcGATTGAGGGTAGGCGAAGTCTTTGGGATGGGCTACAACGGCCTAGTCATTTGGTTAAATCTTGGTTATATTTAGGGGACTTTAATTCCCCTTTTTCGGGCAAGGACAGAATAGGAGGCAAGCCAATTTCTAACACAGAACTAGCTGATTCTATTAAATGGCTGGCAGGTGCACATGTTGAGCAATTACATAATATTGGTTCATATTTTACTTGGACCAACAACCAAGATGGTGCAGCTAGGATCTACTCAAAAATAGACCATGCTCTGAGTAATGAGAAATGGTTTGATTTATTTTCTCAGTCTACAGCTATATTTAGGTGGGAAGGCATCTCAGATCACTGCTCTTGTCTAGTTAGAGTTCAGAACTCAAAGAAGTTGGGATCCAAGATTTTTAGATTTTACAATTATTGGGCAGAACACCATGATTTTTCTGAACCCCGATTAAAGCTTCTG GCTCATTATAATAAGGCTAAAGACTCCTATCAAGATGCTCAGCTGCAAGCCCAAGCTCATCCCCACGATTTATGTTATCAAGAGGTTGAGAGAATTGCAGCAGGTAACTTTTCAGCTCAGCAAAGATT AGCTTGTTTAGGCAGTCCTAGCTTGGCTACAGGCAGGGTTAACATTCAGCATATAGAAATGGGGTTGAAACTTTCAGTTGAGCAGCAAGTGATGCTTTTGAGACCTTTCTCTAAAAAGGAAATTCGGGAGGCCTTATTCAGTATTCTAGTTACCAAATCCCCAGGTCCTGATGGGTATGGCTCAGGATTCTTCAAAGCTGTCTGGAGTGATATAGGTGATGAGGTTTGTGTTGCTATTTCTCACTGTTTTGAATCTGGTAGGTTCCCCTCAAAACTTCATGACACTACCTTATCGTTGATTCCTAAGGTTGCTAATCCCTCTCGAGCTGTAGACTATAGGCCTATAGCCTGCTGCTCCACGTTGTACAAGTGCATGGCTAAGTTGATATGTAAAAGACTGGCTGCTGTTCTTCCTGATATTGTTCAGACCAATTAG